The Fusarium poae strain DAOMC 252244 chromosome 2, whole genome shotgun sequence nucleotide sequence TCCATTCAGAGCTGGCTCGGCGAGAGCGAGGATTCCAAAAAGAACTCCACCACCCCTGGATACTTTTCTGTCGGCATGTCAAGTATGTTTCCACCATACATCCTACAATACGAACACGATGTCTAACGAAGCGCAGTTATGGCTCTTGTTGTTACTTATCTACCTATCTTCCTCCCTCCCGTCGGCGGAAAACAGGCTTCTGGCACCGAAGCCCCTGCTCCCGTTCCCCTAGCATAATTAAGCCGTGGGTTGCTCAAGAAGAAATGTATAATAGCGGGTAATCCGTGCAAGAACAGGCGGAGGTCATGTTATCTAAGATTAATTGTCATGGAGCGTTATCTTTTTCTATCTCAAGTCCAACACAAATCTCTGAACAGGGAAATGTTTGGACAACTGTGAAGTCCTCTCTGTGATAATGGGCAGACTCAAGGCCGGCACGTTTTACTTATATCTTCGTTGGAAACTTTGTCTGTCATGTCCAGGAAGTACATTACCTTGATACTCTAACTCACCTCGACAACTCATAGTATCTCACAACGTCATGACCGTTTGCCATCTTGCACATTTCGTCATGCCCCGATCCGAAGAAATAAGATAGAAAATGCATGTACCTTATTCAGCGGTTAGGTAAAAGAAAAGATGACCTTTGAgctatagaatatatatgtAAATGGACCTGAAGTATGGTCTAAATAGCATagactgacctactaatttcgtctcttatgtcTTCAGCAGCTAACCTTTCAGTACCTTAGGGCGAGGCATGCTTCCATTGTGAATCAGAGCTGATGCATACAAGTCAAGTGAGAATGATAATAGAGATTCAAATCATTAAATCATGTACCATAAAATCTCGCAGCCTTCCAAAACGCCGTTCCTTCCCTTTCTAGAGCATACGTATAGTCATTATAGTGAGACAAAGCTAGAAGCGGCTTCCGTGCACTTCGTTATAGCTTTGCCTAATAGCATTCTACCATCTTCGACCGTAGATAGagctctcttccttcttgagcCGCCTCTGCGTTGGGGCCGCTATCATGTTTCTACGGCCGCTGCCATCAAAGCTAATACCGGCCACACTGGAGATGTCGGCGATTATGCTAGGGTTGTCTGCAGAAGAGCCTGGCTtgaagaggttgatgatTTCGTTGAGGCCAAGCTTGAGGGCCTCCTTGCGCATACCACCCTCGATAGCCTGCTCGGCGAGTTCACGCTTCTTATCTTGTAATTCGAGGATGCGTTCCTCGACTGTTTTGGATACAGTGAGTTTGTAAATGATGACATCGACGGTCTGTGTGAGGCGGTGAACACGATCGATAGCTTGTTCTTCCACAAACTAGAAATATGTTAGCATTTTACTagggaaggaagagaagagggaggaggaggcctAAAGGTATCAGAAGAGTTGaccgctagaagcataagagacgaaattagtaggccagttTAGACTAATTAGACTACACTTCTTAGGccacttatttttataccctcaGACCTAGAAAGCCAactttctgctacccactagggaGGAGGAGAGGGGGGGGGCATACTGGATTCCAGAAAGGCTCGAGGATAACAACTCTGGTCGCCGCTGTGAGGTTGAGTCCTAAACTACCGCACTTCAAACTACACAGCAGGATTCGCGTCTCAGGATCGCTCCTTAACTTTCGCAAGCTTTCCTCTCGCTCATCATTCTTCATGCTACCATCGTACCGAACGAAGTTGAACCGCTCCTTACGAAAGAAGGGTTCCACCAGGTTAAGCATTGAGGTGAATTGGGAGAAAACAATAAATTTGTGTTCCTTGACTTCATTCTGGAGGATCTTGATGAGTTCTCGAATCTTTGCGGAAGCGAGGACTTGTGGAGAGTCGGGGTCGCGTGAAGGATAGAAGACActgtcatcttcatcagaaGACGCGTCAGATGAATCAAAATCGGACTCAGATCCCGATCCGGAGTCAGCAGTTGTATCTGCCTCTGTGTCTGCAGTCGTTTTGTCTGCAGCTTTGGATGCTCTATCATCCAGTGTCTGTGCGGCCATGCGCTTCGTAAGATCGGTTAGAGACGCCAAAGAGTCATCggagtcagagtcagaggCATCGCCACCCTCTTGGTAAGGGTTGTCGGTGGTTTCGTCGTTCTCAATAAAACTGCTCAAGTTACTCTTGTCTTCGAGCTTACTCTCCTCGTCCTCAGAGTCTTCAGGGCCTATAGAATCGCCCCCACCTTCGGCATTTTCGTCTTCTTCGCCACCAGCCTTTCCAAGGTGAAGTGAGCCTTGTTCATCTTCTGGAACGAGCCATGAACCTTCggcttcttcctcctcgtcacTATCCGAGGTAGCGTTGCGGTTTCGGGGCTTTCGGGCGGTCTTCTGTGGTGACAAtgcatcctcgtcatcgctgTCGACAACAGCGTTTCGGTTGCGAGGTCGTCTCGAGGTCGCCTTGTGGgactcatcatcatcattatcgACTTCGACAATTTCCCTATTGACAAACTTTCGATCGACGACATTCTTTCTGAgccctttctttttcttttctttcttgccCTTGCCCTTGCCCTTGGACTTGGACTTGGACTTCTTTGACTTCTTACGTCGTTCAGGCTGCTCCGCTCGCTCATGGTCGTTAAAATATGCCAGGTCGGCGCGACATTCAGAGCAGATGTCTTTGCCTGATTTGTTATCTTCACTACTCAAACCTCGACCACAGATATTGCAATCCTTGGAGACAATGCCCATCCCAGCGAACATATCAGCCATAGAATCGATGTCTGCCTCCTGGTTCTTCTGAGTAGAACCTATCGACATTGCATCCTTATCCTTCTCTAGCTTGCCTTCCACAAGTTTGGGATGGTTACAAGCTTGTCGAAGTCGGAGCAATAGAGTCAAGGCATTAGCGTAATTGACTTTGCCTTGTAACATCTGATCCTCAAGACTTCGGTCTGCTCGGGCTGCTAGTCG carries:
- a CDS encoding hypothetical protein (TransMembrane:2 (i47-63o75-95i)), yielding MSPPKDPRRTDLIVPYQEPKSSGESTDISSTMSTTLPMAAMFTRNKLVGWASVVFSIQSWLGESEDSKKNSTTPGYFSVGMSIMALVVTYLPIFLPPVGGKQASGTEAPAPVPLA
- a CDS encoding hypothetical protein (BUSCO:9721at5125); the encoded protein is MVNERAPPRAPREPSPDDDITALITGATSTPTFGHPTKMMSSRKQRADPFIRQKTRPEHHLSNSGTKITGPRGPTYHDRRAPSLPMFSSDAPPAPPVASSYAPSRNYGGEETFYTDPAKASADLKALLEGGMEEGEEEGGEDGGESNGEKKPEATKDAKDGTIDGLKVKLLPHQVEGVEWMRGRELGPVKRGRVPKGGILADDMGLGKTLQTISLILTNQKPAKNAPGWKKHFETIEKTTLVVAPLALIRQWEHEIKDKVEKTHGLKVCVHHGPNRTKRFKDLAVYDVVITTYQILVSEHGNSSDAENGLKAGCFGLHWWRVVLDEAHTVKNRNAKATKACYALSSEYRWCLSGTPMQNNLDELQSLIKFLRIRPYDNLKEWKEHIDLPLKNGRGHIAIRRLHSLLRCFMKRRTKDILKEDGALNPGGKPSAKGEGSSTGFKVTERKVVTVAAELSPAERKFYDRLAARADRSLEDQMLQGKVNYANALTLLLRLRQACNHPKLVEGKLEKDKDAMSIGSTQKNQEADIDSMADMFAGMGIVSKDCNICGRGLSSEDNKSGKDICSECRADLAYFNDHERAEQPERRKKSKKSKSKSKGKGKGKKEKKKKGLRKNVVDRKFVNREIVEVDNDDDESHKATSRRPRNRNAVVDSDDEDALSPQKTARKPRNRNATSDSDEEEEAEGSWLVPEDEQGSLHLGKAGGEEDENAEGGGDSIGPEDSEDEESKLEDKSNLSSFIENDETTDNPYQEGGDASDSDSDDSLASLTDLTKRMAAQTLDDRASKAADKTTADTEADTTADSGSGSESDFDSSDASSDEDDSVFYPSRDPDSPQVLASAKIRELIKILQNEVKEHKFIVFSQFTSMLNLVEPFFRKERFNFVRYDGSMKNDEREESLRKLRSDPETRILLCSLKCGSLGLNLTAATRVVILEPFWNPFVEEQAIDRVHRLTQTVDVIIYKLTVSKTVEERILELQDKKRELAEQAIEGGMRKEALKLGLNEIINLFKPGSSADNPSIIADISSVAGISFDGSGRRNMIAAPTQRRLKKEESSIYGRRW